Part of the Halobellus ruber genome is shown below.
TTCCGTCGTCGCTAAGAGCGATTTACAGCGAGACACGGTCGCCATCGGGATGAGTGGGGCCGACACACTGCGGGTTCGTCATTTCGGCTTCGATATCAGGTGATTGGAGGGCACCGTAATTCCGTGGATTCCGTGAGTGATCCCCGAGCATCTCTTGAACGAGCGTGTCGTCCATATCTCTCTGTAAGATCTACAGGATCAAGATTGCTCGGGGAATCGGTATCGGGTACGTGCCCAACGAGATCTATTCAGTCGCCGCGCTCGACGTATCATAAGTACAAGCGGGCGTACGCGTACGAATTCCCGCTCGATGAGTTTCGGCGCAGCGGGTCCGGTGGCCAGCACCCGCAGGCGGCGGCGATGACTGACCCGTCCAGTGAGGGTGCCGGAGAGTCGGTCGGGGCTGCGGACGCCGACGCTGGGCGTGATGCCGATGCTGATGCTGCTGAGCAGCCAGGGGCTGACGGTGACGGGACCGGTGGTGTGACTCAGGCTGGCCGTGTAGACGATGTGGCGGGGGCTGACTATGACGGGGACGCGGGTGGTGAGGGTTCGGGCAGGTTCGGTGATGTCAATCCGGAGTTGATCCGGATGGTGAATGAAGGGATTATCGAGCAGCTCAGCGGCGACGGCTAACGGCTGGCGCGCCGCGGGTGGGTGGCGGTCTGGGTTTTTTTATATGATTGGGAAGGGTGTCTGATACTCATCCTGTAGTTAGAGTACAGGGTCTCGTAGAACCGTTGTAATCCCTGCGCTGGGTCCGTGAACTGGTCAATGTAGAGGATCTACGGAGCGACGAATTCGACATCCGTAATCTCGAACCGTGCCCCGCCGTCTGACCCGTTTGTGACACGGATCTGCCAATCGTGAGCGGTAACAACTTGTTCGACAATGCTCAGCCCGAACCCGGTTCCGTCTGCCGACCGCGAGTAGCCGGCCTCGAAGATGGCTTCACGTTCGTCGACCGGAATCCCCGGACCGTCATCCTCTATATAGAACCCGTCGTCTAGTTCGCCAATCGTTATAGTCACATCCGCTCCGCCGTGTTCGACTGCGTTCCGGAATAGATTCTCGAACACCTGCTTGAGACGACTTCTGTCGGCCAGGACGCTTCGATCGATACGAGTGGTCAATACCGCTTGCTTGGTCTCGACGTTCTCCCAGCACCCGTTGATCATCGTGGAGAGATCGACCGGCTGAGCGTCGGTCACCTCTTGTCCTTCCCGGGCTAGCGTCAGGAGATCATCGATCAGCGTCCCCATCCGGTTGAGTGCCCGTTCGACATCGTCGAGATGGTCGCTGTCACACTCGTCGGCAACCAGTTCGAGCCGTCCGGTGGCGACGTTCAGTGGGTTCCGGAGATCGTGTGAGACGACACTCGTGAACTCTTCGAGCCGCTCGTTCGCACGCTTAACCGACTCACGTTCGCTGATGTCGATGTACATTGCCATCGTGCCGATGACCTCGCCGTCGGCTGTGCGGCGTGGAACCGCACGCAGAAGTGTCTCAACGACCTCGCCATCGGCAGTCACCAGCTCCCGTTTTTCTCTGTCGAACGTCCCTTCCACCGAGCGTTTGTACCCGCCCTCTTCGAGCAATGTCTCCGCCGAGTCGGACGTATAGAAGTCCGCGAGCTCGCGGTTGAGTATCGCGTCCGCATCATATCCAAGTGTCTCGACGAACTGACTGTTACAGTCCTCGATGATCGGCTCGCCGTCTTCTGCTCGTGTGAGAATTGTCATCACCGGGGCTTTCTCAAACAGCGTTCGGTACTGTGTCTCAAATTTCGTTGCTAGCTGCTCCAGTTCCTCAGTTTTTTCTTCGAGCTGGCGCTCGCGTTTCCTCTGTTCGGTGATGTCGCGGGCGATCCCGATGATCCCTGTCGGCTCCCCGTCGTCGTCCGTCATCCGAACCCCTCGAAACTCGTGTGGGACTTGTCGCCCGTCAGCAGTCGTGATCTCGGCTTCGGTGACGTGTGACCCCGTCTCGAAGATCTCGTTGATCGAGTGTTCAATCGCTTCGCGGTGCTCGCCCTCGAAGAACTCTAAGGCGTTCATCGATCCGATCTCCGCATCACTGTAGCCGGTGAGCTCCGGCAGCTTGCTGTTCCATCGCTGGAAGTCGCCGTCGGTATCGACGAAATAGAAGATATCATCCAGGGTATCGAGACTCTGCTCGATGAACGCCTGCTCTTCGTGAAGTTTCTGTTCGTGTTCTTTTTCTTCGGTCACGTCTTGTTGGAAGCCGACGTAATTGGTGAGTTCGCCGTCGTCACCGTATACTGGTGCAATCGAGACCCGATTCCAGAACTCGGTGCCGTCTTGCCGATAGTTTCGAAGTTCGACAGTCACGGGTTCTTCGCTGGCGATCGCCTCTCGCATCTGAGCGACTGCCTCAGGGTTCGTGTGTTCTCCCTGGAGAAACCGGCAGTTGGAACCGAGGACTTCTTCTTCAGGGTACCCTGTCATTTCCGTGAAACGGTCGTTGACGTAGATGAGGGGATTGTCGTCCTGTGAGGGATCACTGATCGTGATGCCGACGGGAGCCGCATCCATCGCCCGGTCTTTCCGTTCGAATTCGGCTTGTTGTGCCCGACGGTCGGTGATGTCACGAGCGACGCCTACGACTCCTTCGATGGTGCCATCCGCCCGCAATGGCGTTAACCGATACTCCAGCACCGCGTATCCGTGGTCGGGGAAGGTGTTGTCGAGCTCACCTTGGATTTCGTTTCGTTTACCCGACAGGAGCTCCTGAAATGGATCGCCATCCGCTTGCTCACGGATCCGGGGGATGAGAGTGCTTTGTTCACCCGCAAGTTCCGCTGGGGTACTGTTGTACCACTCAGCAAGATACTCGTTGACAAGCTCGAATCGGCCCTCGGAATCGTAGATACAGGCGGCTTCGTGTATCGAGTTGACCATCCGTTTGTACCGCTGTAGTTCTCGATTCCGTTTGGTGAGGGCCTGTTGCGAGCGGAATTGCTCGACAGCGTTTTTCACCCGGTTTCCCAAAACAACGTACTGATCAGTCCCACTCTTTTTTTGTAGGTAATCGGTAACCCCCGCGGAAATCGCGTTACTGGCGATTTCCTCGGACCCCTTCCCCGTGTAGAGAATAAACGGGAGATCAGGATGCTCGGTGCGGACGGCCGCAAGAAACTCGATACCGTTCTGACCGGGCATATCGTAGTCGGAGATGATACAATCAAACTCGGTATCGGCAAGTCGATCCAGTCCATCGCTGGGACTGGTTGCGGTCTCGACAGTAAATTGATCATACTCCTCTTCAAGAAATGTCGCGGCCAAGTCTACAAAATCCGGGTCATCATCCACGTGAAGGACGCGAATTGTACCGGAGGTCCTACCTACTGTCCCACCCATAGTCTGGTTCTTACCCTCACGGAAGTTAAATCTGTTAGATATGACGACTGTCGTGTTAAGTTAGGAGTGAAGTGGTCATTGGATCGAATTGTCTATAGCCGAATTCGACCGCCTCAGTGGTGGTAGCACGTGGATTGACTTGAGTTTGTGAAGCGAGAGTAGACATCTCGGCAAGCGATTGAAGTGGGTACTTGTCTCCACATCGCCGGCTTATAGAATTTTCGAGGCGAAACCCACGGCTTCACAGTGATTCGGATCAATGATGAGCGCCACTGGCTGAACGCTGTTGTCGATCCCAACACGAACACTTTCCTTCACGTCAGGTTGTTTCAGACGACAAATACGTCGGTTACCGTGCTGGTTTTACATAACTCGCTATGGAAATCGGAACAGTGTCGGCCGTATCCGTCGTGAGGTGAAACGTCGAAATCCGTATTTTCGAATTCGTTCAGTAATGTGGGGCTACCGGCGACAGAATCGTGGCTCGAAGCATTCGGCATCTGGTGGAATCGATGCTACACTTCATACAAAGGTTGTGATTGTCTCGTGCGGGGCGATCGCATCGGGGCTATCGGAATCGTAACTGCTCTCAGATTGACGAGTGGAACGTGTTCATCCCCGCACGGACGAGTTTCGCTTCACCCTTCTGAAGGTGTGCGCTGGCTGTGTTTGGGGCGCACCCGAGTCGTTCAGCAACATCTTCGTGGGTAGCCTGCCGGGGTTGGTCGTAGTAGCCTAGCTCAAGCGCGACAGCGATCGCCTCTGACTGCCGCTCGCTCAGTCGGGATGCGGGGTTCACCTGAGCGCTCGGGAACTGACCGATCGCATCGATACCGATGTCCAGTGTCTCCGGAGCCCGGTCCAGAACCGCTTGAAGCGCCGACGGGTCACCGACGACGTGACCGTGGATCTGACCCTTCCGGTAGACGAGCGGCCTGTGAACGACCATTCCAGTGCGGGCGAGAGCATCTTCAATCACACCGAACATCGGGACGACATCATCTCGCACGTCTATGAGCGAATACGATATCGGCTCTTCAGTTGCGGAGAGCGTCACGGACTCTACTCCGCGCGTCTTGGTCGCAGCGTCCTGAAACCCGCGGGCATCGCCTTTGATAGCATAGAGGTGTGTGCTCGTCGTTACGTCCGCCCGGTTCCAGTCGAGAGCACGCGCTTCTGCTACTTCAGGTGAGTCTAGCAGATACGCGACGAACGATGGCGATCTATCGAGATCCGGTTGTGCCGTGACTCGAATGTGTTTCATATTCGACATCCGCGATTCAGACAACTTAAAACCCCTGAGTATACTCCACAGAACCGCTACCCGGACGGGACCCCTCTCTGGAAATGCAATGTTGCCCGATGGTCCCACAAGCAGTCCACGCATCGGTTCGACGGCTACCAGCCATAGTCCCGGCGGTTTGGTGTCACTGCTCCCCTGCGTCAGGAGTGGTACTACCGCCTGCCACCCCGGAGAGGTGACCAGCGTATGAGGGCCGTCCGCTACCACGAATACGGGAAGCCTGACGTTCTCGGCGTCGATGAAATTGACCGTCCCGATCCCGATGCCGACGAGGTCCTCGTCGAGATGCGGGGTGCGAGCGTCAACCGCGTCGACGTGCTGTTTCGGGCCGGCGAGTACGGTCAGCTTCCGCTTCCAACCATTCCCGGGGGAGATGGTGCCGGCGTCGTCACGGCTGTCGGAGCGGGCGTTGACCGCTTCGAGGAAGGCGACCGTGTCTTCGCTTCGGGGATGGATCGCGCTGAGGGTGGCACGTTCGCCGAGTACGCGGCAATCCCCGAGACGAAACTGGCCCATCTTCCGGATGGCGTCTCGTTCGAAGTCGGCGCTGCGCTCGGAAACGTCGGCGCGACCGCGTGGACCGCGCTTGAAGACCTTGCCGGCATCCAGGCCGGTGACCGGGTACTCGTCCACGGGGGCAGCGGTGGCGTCGGTCACGCAGCTATCCAGATCGCTGCGAGCAGCGGTGCAGACGTAGTCACGACGGCCGGGTCCGAGGATGTCCGCGACCGGCTTCGTGATCTCGGTGCGACTACGGTACTGGATTACGATAGCGAGTCGCTCGCAGAGGAGATCCTGGCAGCCACCGACGGAGTGGGTGTCGAGACAATCCTTGACCACCGGTTGGAAGAGTATCTTGATCTTGATCTTCAGGTCCTTGCCGAGGGCGGTCAGATCATCCCGATTATGGGCCACGTCCCGGAGACAAACGGCGTCCCACTATACACCAAAGAGGCGACTGTGAAAGCCCTCAGAATGGACAACCGCCCCGTTCGAGCGCCGGTTCTACGGCGACTCACCCGTCTTATGACGCGAGGCGACCTGACTGCTGTCGTCGCGGATACTTATGATTTCACCGACGCGGCCGGCGCCCACCGTGACGTACTCGCCGGTGGGTATGTCGGCAAATTAGTCGTGACACCCTGAACCACCTCGGAAGAGTCCCGACACTTGGTTCTCTCCACGGAGAGACCACAGGCGTCGAACCGGCTGCTTGAATTTCACGACCGGAAGCGTCTGTCGAGTCGACAGCTTCGGCCACTCCAAGGTATTCGCCGAAACTCGTTGCCAAACGCCAGACTCGTCAAGTCCAGTCACGATTCTGTAGATATGTCGTCAGCCACCAGCGCGTAATACTTCACGCCGTAGGAACGACGGTTTTGATTACACTTGGCCAATACAACATCTTAACAGGGCAAGTCTGGATAGAGTCCAGGTTGTGTTGTTCGTTTCCCCACCACTTTGGCTTGTATCTCGCCACGTAGATCCAAGATTATAACCACCTCTCAATCAACCGGCTTCAAGATTGGCCAGAGGAGACCCGCTGTCTCGGTACCGCGCTCATATCCTCGTTTGCGTGACAACTGCTTTCGTGATCGTTGGACGGGAGTAGTCTGCTGCTTCGGCCAGTTCCGTTATAGCGAACTCGTCAGTATGGTATCGACATAAAAAGGAGAGCACATCGTGAACAGCCTGGCTTTTGAAGAGGCTCGTATCTTACGCCGGAATATCAAGCGACATTCTCGCACCACCGTCAGCGTCCGTGTTCGTACCGCTTTTTATACGAAACTGATCGTTACGCCATACATTTAAACTTCATACAGCGATCGGGTGTTCGTTTATATTCTCCGTTATCACAGTTATACAATCGCGCTGGTATCCTCAGCGACGAATGTCCGTCCTTCGCAGACCGAGCATTGTTTGTCAACGAGTTCGTCGATGGTCTTGACTGCGTTTGATCGACACTCCGAGCATTCCTTCTCATCCCGATCGAGATCTAAATCAACCTGCGTTTCGCAGTGGATGTAGAAGCAGTAGGTGTTGAATCCTGTGCGACGGTCGATCTCTTCCTGGGATGCGTCCTTGCCAATCTCCTCTCGCGCTCGCGTCATCTCGCCAGGGTGTGGACAGTGGATGCGTTCCCCGTCGTCCGCAATCGCGTACATGTAGTATCCCTAGCCGGACAGCATCTCGAACTCGTAGTCTGGATTCGTACAGTGGAATTCGGATATCTGAGGTATCGAGACGTGGTACGCTGGGACGGTCATAACCAGTTTCCCTGGTTTGAATGATCCGTTCTGCCGGGATGGGGTGGGGTCAGCGAAAGGCAAATATAGTATAGATTTGATTTGTGAGTGGTACGTATGCGGTATTCAGATCGATCGACGCTATTGTACTTGGGGAGTGAGGTCAAACGGATGGGAGAGCGGCTCGGGGCGGCGGAAGAGACGATGATCGATGGGATTCGGTTGTGTGGAAACGTGCTGCGCTCCGGGTATGAGTACGATTCCATCGATAGTGTTGCGGGGGCGTGTTTCTATTTGGCGTGTACACGGCAGGATGAACCGATTTCGCTCCCGGATATCGCGGATTACGCGCGGAAGTCATAGAAGAATATTCAGCATCTCAGCGCGAATCTAATGTCTGAGTTAGATATTCAGCCGACGCCGGTTGATCCTGATACGTATCTTGAGGATGGGATTGATGAGTTCGGATTTTCGGATGAGTTAGCAGCGGAGTGTTTTGAGCTGCTTGAACGGGGAAAAGACCGAAATCTACACAGCGGGCTTGCTCCGACTACCGTTGCCGGGGCGATTCTGTATGCGGTCGCGCAGAAACACCGGCTTGATATTCGGCAGAAGGATGTTGCGGAATTCGTGAACAAAACGACGGTTTCGATCCGGAACAGCTACAAGCAGTTCTTGGAGTTAGCGGATGATGTCCCGGTTGATGTGCTTCCGCCGCAAACGATTAATGAAGCGATTGTGACGCTGTAGGCCGCGTTAGCTGAACATCCGGCCGTGTATGCTGATGAGGCTCGTGACATTGCTGGTGATGCCGAGGTTGGTACAACCGCCAGTGATGCGGGGGTTCCTGGCGGCGCGTACCTGACTGTTACACGAGCGAATGGGGAGCGGCTACAGGCCAGTGAGGCTGGGTCTGCGCTTGGTGTCGGACCGCAAACGGTTGCGAAGTACAACGACATGTTTGACGAAGATGAGTGAAATGAATCCGGTATCAGACCAGCAGTGCCAGGGGTGGCGGGTAGCGTATCGTGACGGAAAATCGCCGTATGAGCTTGCGGTTGAAAGTGACGTTCCTCGGAACAGTGTACACGAGCATCTGGTCGGCGAGTGTACGCACGATGTCGCGGAACCCCCGATTTCACGTGGGCGAACGCATAATATCTCTGTCGCGGAGTGCCGGAATCTACGGGATCGGTACGCCGGTGGGGAATCGATTGGATGTCCCTGCCGGACAG
Proteins encoded:
- a CDS encoding PAS domain S-box protein; the encoded protein is MGGTVGRTSGTIRVLHVDDDPDFVDLAATFLEEEYDQFTVETATSPSDGLDRLADTEFDCIISDYDMPGQNGIEFLAAVRTEHPDLPFILYTGKGSEEIASNAISAGVTDYLQKKSGTDQYVVLGNRVKNAVEQFRSQQALTKRNRELQRYKRMVNSIHEAACIYDSEGRFELVNEYLAEWYNSTPAELAGEQSTLIPRIREQADGDPFQELLSGKRNEIQGELDNTFPDHGYAVLEYRLTPLRADGTIEGVVGVARDITDRRAQQAEFERKDRAMDAAPVGITISDPSQDDNPLIYVNDRFTEMTGYPEEEVLGSNCRFLQGEHTNPEAVAQMREAIASEEPVTVELRNYRQDGTEFWNRVSIAPVYGDDGELTNYVGFQQDVTEEKEHEQKLHEEQAFIEQSLDTLDDIFYFVDTDGDFQRWNSKLPELTGYSDAEIGSMNALEFFEGEHREAIEHSINEIFETGSHVTEAEITTADGRQVPHEFRGVRMTDDDGEPTGIIGIARDITEQRKRERQLEEKTEELEQLATKFETQYRTLFEKAPVMTILTRAEDGEPIIEDCNSQFVETLGYDADAILNRELADFYTSDSAETLLEEGGYKRSVEGTFDREKRELVTADGEVVETLLRAVPRRTADGEVIGTMAMYIDISERESVKRANERLEEFTSVVSHDLRNPLNVATGRLELVADECDSDHLDDVERALNRMGTLIDDLLTLAREGQEVTDAQPVDLSTMINGCWENVETKQAVLTTRIDRSVLADRSRLKQVFENLFRNAVEHGGADVTITIGELDDGFYIEDDGPGIPVDEREAIFEAGYSRSADGTGFGLSIVEQVVTAHDWQIRVTNGSDGGARFEITDVEFVAP
- a CDS encoding helix-turn-helix domain-containing protein, with the translated sequence MKHIRVTAQPDLDRSPSFVAYLLDSPEVAEARALDWNRADVTTSTHLYAIKGDARGFQDAATKTRGVESVTLSATEEPISYSLIDVRDDVVPMFGVIEDALARTGMVVHRPLVYRKGQIHGHVVGDPSALQAVLDRAPETLDIGIDAIGQFPSAQVNPASRLSERQSEAIAVALELGYYDQPRQATHEDVAERLGCAPNTASAHLQKGEAKLVRAGMNTFHSSI
- a CDS encoding NADPH:quinone reductase — its product is MRAVRYHEYGKPDVLGVDEIDRPDPDADEVLVEMRGASVNRVDVLFRAGEYGQLPLPTIPGGDGAGVVTAVGAGVDRFEEGDRVFASGMDRAEGGTFAEYAAIPETKLAHLPDGVSFEVGAALGNVGATAWTALEDLAGIQAGDRVLVHGGSGGVGHAAIQIAASSGADVVTTAGSEDVRDRLRDLGATTVLDYDSESLAEEILAATDGVGVETILDHRLEEYLDLDLQVLAEGGQIIPIMGHVPETNGVPLYTKEATVKALRMDNRPVRAPVLRRLTRLMTRGDLTAVVADTYDFTDAAGAHRDVLAGGYVGKLVVTP